The genomic interval atttttaataccTATTTCTTTAGCCCAATTCACAACAGCGTCCCTtgtatcaaatatttgaaataaaataaattataattaatcataataatatatttttacaatattaattataattattcatacctgatctgtgtcaaaaatatttgtagtattgacgcgtgttttattcaataataatagcGGTTTATCCATAtctattaacataaaaaaaattaataaaattcaaaaaacttaaaaaaaattaaaaaaacaataggtgtgtaccggaaaacttgtgaatgaagttttccggtacacactTTTTTCCTTTCTGTAtcgaaaatatttgtttaaagttttccggtattaacctttttttattggaaaacgtgaaaaaaaaaattcggaAATAGACTATGTATCGGaaatcttctaaaaaaatttcCAGAAGTTATCAAAAAACTTGCACCTACTGAAAATCTTTTTTACGGCTCCAGAAATGATAAAATGGTGGAGAAAAAAATTAACTCTGAATTTTGTGAAGtagtaatgaaaaaaaatattgaagataattttagcattttaaaaaattataggagTATAGATCAAATAATGGGAGTATAgaataaattcttttaaaaaaaaaaacatattctaTTCTAGTTTATGgatcaacatttttttaatggCCCAAGTTTAGAGTGGGCCGGAAAGAGAATAAGTCCAGCAATAATGTATATTCGGGTTAGTTTCTTTCTTCAGATTTCTATTATTGAGTATTaaccattaaattattaaatattatcatatcttatatttaatatataaatgatcACATCAGtataatgttattttaataaattatatatttataatatactttattataatatgatataatatatattatatttaagtaataaataaaattattcaaaaataaattattattgtgaaacaattatatattatttttttttaaataaactttcataatactttttaaaattatcaattaataaaaaataattaaataactattgaaagaattttaaatctaaaaaattttatttacactactaaataaataatttcaatttcaaaaaaaatcatgaataattaaataattctattttatttattggatAAGCtcaataaagatatgatatatgttacatataaatgaaaaaactattcttgtaaaaaattatatttaaaaaaataaataaattgttaatcaaaattttataatttaaatagtaatttgttagattatataaaatcacaaaacTACTCTTATTGTAaatcatacatattttttagaattaatcactaatatttttattttaaatttgatatcaaattctattattttttatttatatttatattttattatatttcaattttatatattttaaattatatttacaattgAACAAATTTTTGTTCTTATCATATTTTGATGGTTTCTAACACATCTCATCTTCAAGATAACAATtataactacataaacataatatgatataatttaagAATATCTTACCATATCTTGTTGGTTCATCAAacactaaatttaaatataataaatatataatatcttGTCTTTTATTATGTCCATCAACGAAtcttaatatttcaatttttttatcttacaaAGATCAGAAGTCATTCTTTAACTCAATTTTCAGACTATTTGCATTAGAAATTATAGgtgaattatataatatttttttgcagTGTTTTAgacttttgaattttaaaatatctaaaacattaattatattcttaatttttatatttatattacgttctaaatagatatttttttgtcttCCAGAAATCTCACATCAcaatatcaaaagaaaaaaattcaaaatcttttaaaaaatattgtgacATTGAAGAGagcaaaaatgaaatttaaaaaaattgtatagatGTTAGGACTAACCATAGGGGCGGCTAGTAGATTCTGATAACAATTAGGGTGTCCTACAAAAACATTGAATTTGTCTCCAAATTACATGTCCAAATAGCATATGATGATATATATGGCTTTGTTTGAGAAAATAGGACCAGACTACGGTCAAATATGCACCAATTAGTAGACAAGTTCAACCCAAAGCAACCGTGTTTTGTTtttccattattattatttctttattaaataaaatatagatgaATTGTATTTCGGAGTTTATGTACACGTGGATCCTCACATCTTGAAGCCACAAATTTGTAGGTACGAACCAACTCCTTCTTAACTAAACCAATATTGaatgtgttattattattattattattttccaacGCATCACTTATTAACTTCCTTCTGGAAGCAGCCAACTGTTTGAACTGTTTCCTTCACACGCCTACGTTTCTTTACTTCTAgtcttttctttccttccttctaaCTTCTTTCTCATATCTCATTAATTGTTTGTTACTACTACTCTATTCACCATTTTtatactactactactactgcTGCTACCCACGGGAGGAACGAACCaaggtatttttattttaggaaaattcattataatcattttgctactcttttctttatttactttttaatattttaggttttagTTATGGCCCGTTTTTTTAGCTTAACTTccttttattcattttatttccCTTAATTTTGCTGGAAATAAACAAATAACGATCAAACATTATTAGATTTGATGAAGACTTCTATTCTATTTGTTTAAGATATTggtttagaaaaaatataatagaattCAAATTAGAATAcaattttaatctaaatttaacAAATAGATGAAGAATTCCCTCaacatattgtttttttttctctaatccaaattaacttattcaattttttaggGGTAGGGAATTtctattatttacttatttttagaGTTATTTTCATTGATTATTATTGTGTCTGTAATTGTAGGTGTTAATTGTTGTTGATTGATTTGAGGAAAGTATGAGTGAGAACCTTAGGAATGGAAGTGGGAGTTCCAGCTCCAGTTTGAGCAGCAGCTTTCATGACACAGAGGATGACCAAACCATTGCAAACATGTTGGCAGAAGACGAAACTCGCAACGCAGGAAACAGGCAGCTCGGGAAGCGCCTTTCCCACTTAGATTCAATTCCggtatgtatatgtatatatgtatgtatgaaTCATATGCTATTGCTTTTGCCTTTAACTAGTGTTTCCTTAATCATGAAGAAACTAACTAAATATCGCCTTTTAAATTAACAGTTGTCCAAATTTATCAATTTGGTGCTCTCAACTAACATCATTAAAATACTTGTAACTTATCTGgattatttattctaatttccAAATTTTCATGTAATCACTCTACCAATACAGATTTTCCATGCTAAGTGCTACCTACTTTACACagccttttgttcaatttttgtgGTGTATAATGTTTGTTACATGCTGAATTTGAGATGAGAATACTAATTCAGTATGTTGGCAGCATGCTCCCCGTGTTAATGGAGAGATTCCTGACGTTAATGACGCAACACTAGATCATGAGACACTGTCAGAAAGGTTGCAAACACTACCTTGATGtacaattatcatttttttttaaaaagaacttCACAAATGAAATGTTTTATTACATACTTGTCTCtgtattttaaatgatattaatatttccCTGTTTGTACATTGTAAGCTCTGCATATTTTCCTCAATCTTATTAATGCAATGATGAGGGAGacagacagatagatagatagtaTGTTCTTTGAGAACATTATTTATTATACCCCTTTTACTTTTCAATTTATGAGAGAATGTTACATTTCTGTACATATTTCTTAAAGGGGAAACCTAAGTTAAAATCAAGCTATAACTTGATTGAGAATTTTGTGCAATAGAGAGTTGTATATATGTCAATAATGATGGTTTAGAACCATGGAATGGAGCATAATTGATGAGAAACAGAATGCTTATTTGTGTTTATTCCTAATGTATTCTGTTTTACTTACATGATAATTATGCTGAGCCATTTTCTACAGGTTGGTTACATATGGCTTATCTGAACTACAAATGGAGGGTGATGGGAATTGCCAGGTTTTTAGGTTCCTTTCCttgaaaagaaaatttatatgCCATCTTACCTTTTCCCCATTACATGGTACTTTTGTTATACATTCCTTCAATATAGTTGGTCTAATATCTGTGAAAATCTTACTTAACAGTTCCGAGCCTTAGCAGACCAGTTATTCCACAATCCTGAATACCACAAGCATGTAAGGAGGCAGGTGATTAAGCAGGTAGGTTTGTTACTGGCATAGCCTTTTTAGTGCACTAATTTCTTTGGCTCTTTTGAAAACACTATATGGTCCTCACCCGTTTTTCTTACTTAATGCTATTTAAGTGTATTGATGATTGGACAGTGTTACGAAGTATTCAGTTTTCTGATCGAGAGATTAAAGTTTGTTCTTTACCTAATTTTCACATTCTGATGTGTTATTTCTTTTTTGGCTTGTATTTTTTCTCCCAGCTAAAGAATCACAAAACATTGTACGAAGCTTATGTACCAATGGAGTACAAAAGCTACATAAAGAAGATGAAAAAGTTAGATATCAGTGGTGATCAATTTTACTTTGATTTCATTAGAGAGCATAGTATTAATGATAACACTAATTCGGTATTTGCATGTTGTCTGGCAACAGATCAGGAGAGTGGGGAGATCATGTTACTCTACAAGCAGCTGCAGACCGTGTGAGTTATCTAAATTCTACAAATCTACTTTAGCTAAAATCTTAAGAAGTTTcatctgttttttattttttttttgagagcAGCTGCCGATGCTCATTTTTTTGTATGCTtactttttcttctatttttaatttctacaaaaaaaattctttcaatATTCCATACTTACATATTTCTCTGTTCATTTACTGTCAAAGTTGTATTCTGACACATGGTTTTTCTTCAGTTTGAAGCCAAAATTTGCTTAGTGACCTCTTTCAGAGACACTTGCTATATTGAGATCCTTCCGACTAAGAAAAATCCCAAAAGAGGCAAGTATTGTTTATGCTTCTTTGTTGATGGTTTGTGTTGTTTGTCTTTATCTTGAAATTCTCCTGTTGACTAGTATACTGTATTCTTCAGTTAGTTTACAATGTATTTAGTTTGTGTATTGAATTATGAATACTATAACAGTGAAGACCACTATAGTTGGAGCCCTAAGATAGTTAGTTGTCATGTTGCCTGATTTCATTATTAGGGAAAAATGGTCAGCAACAAATTTTCCATCTTGGCAATAGAGTAAAAAATAATGGAGGGAAAAAGAGTGAAATGTGCCATGAAATAACAGTATCATAATGTTTCGGAATCATTATCTCTAACACATAACTTGGAATATTTAACTCATTCTCGATATTCTCCAATTAGCATAATAAGTTACATTTAACCAAAGACTATTTGATATGGCGATAGTGCGTCATCTATATTTAATAGTGGTGTTTCGCTCAAAAGGCATGTAGAGATATTCAATCAAAATCATTAACTTTCAAATAGCTGGATAATGGACGAATTGGTTCTTTATATTACTTCAATTATTAACTATCAATCAGAAtagaatgaaaaagaaaattcatCCTTAGGTTTTTAGTTTATCCCTAACTCTCAGCTTTATAATAATTTCATACTGATTAATATGTGATTATGGCTCTTTTTTGAATTAGAGCTATGGCTAAGCTTTTGGAGTGAAGTGCACTATAACTCATTGTACACAAGCGGAGGTGATGTATCTGATAATTTTCAAATGGATTTTTCCTTCTTGCTTGCTATCAAACaataagcttttttttttcttcaatgaaTTTACAGATGTTCCTTCTAGACTACCAAAGAAAAAGTATTGGCTCTTCTAGACAGATGACAGATTAGGAAATCATGAGAAGAACTGAGTTTATAACGGATAATGCATAATATTTAGCAAATTATCACATTTGTACAGATTATATTATTTAAGCATAGCTAAACTCGATGGATTTATTTAAACTTTCATTGTACAGTCTGATTTCATGACAAGTAGagtgtaaaatttatttatttcctcTTTGTCTTGGTTGTGTTGAGTGTTGATGTGGGAGTTGTTTATCAAGAGAGGAACTATAACAATCTAGATTTAAAAGTGTGTTGCATTAGTACCCTTCTGTAACATATATTTTCAAGAAATTTGATGAGCAAATGAATGCCAAAAAGATCTTTTGCGACTGTGATATACTTATGATTGCAATGGCTATCAAGTGCCCATAGTCctataatacaaaaatattgtATTGTAAGCAAtgtatttagtttttttgaagtttaaagttgttatttttaatgCAAAACTTCTTTTCTTTTACTCCTTATGTtcctttttagtttttaaattttactacttttgatattattatttattttatctataataaataattaagagtattattaaaaaattaataattaatgttttattgGACTTTGAAAACGACAATTTTCTGAAAAATATGACGATTAAAAATGAACATGAGGAGTATTTAGTAACACCCTATACTTATTTGTCCATAAATTTGTCCTCGAGTTCATTGCTATATTATTGTTCCATATCATACAATTGTTTAttgacaaatttattttaaccaTCTTTTCAATCCAATTAAATTATCTTTTGCTAGTAATGTAATTGTCACATATCATGTTCAATAGTTGTTAGCCCAAATTTCTTTCAATTCGAGTGCCTTAATTCCAGACCATGAGTAAATATGTGTCTCATAATAGGCCACTTTTTCCAAATGGTATCTTCAACTGTTGTTCCTTAAAAATTGCATCTCAATATCACAGTTTCTTTTTAGTGTTAATATTATGGAGTGAGGGTAGAATCTTCAACCTCCTTATCACTCTACACCATAACTCCCCCACCATAACACAAAGCCACCTTATATCCCCCAAGCTCAATGATAGTAGTAATAGGTATTAATATCTTAGTGAACTGGGAGAAGAAACTGCCAATATCGTATTGGAGACAATTATTTCTTTCCTAATATCCTATGCTCCATAAATCAATAGTTTTCATCAGCAATGAGATCACTTCGTGCTTTAAACAGACGAGTACACGGAGATTGTATTATTCAAGTCAACCGTTTTCAGTTTCAAATAGCAAAGAGGATTCAAGATTATATAAATCAATCGTGAGCCTAATTTTCGAGACTTTTAAGCATGCATTTAAAttgtatttgaaattataattgaagTTTTTAGGATTTTCCTCAACCGGTTGATTATAATTGAAGCAatgtaaaattgtaaattaaaatcacacaagtAGAAAATGCCAAGAAACACCCcaacatataatattttataccaTCTCGTATATCAAACGCTAAAATAATTTCCACCAAAAATCATGCACCTAGGTAGCATTAgcagaaaataataatttccaTAGAATAAAACGTGTATTTGCTTGctgttcataaaaaaatatcgtTTATAATTATCAATTATGTGAGCTTACTTTCCAGCAAAACTTCTGGTGATTTTTTGAGCAAATCTATTAGACTGAGTTTCTTTTACTTCCTATATCACATTTCATATGGATTTAAATTACAACTTACCCTTTTTGAATAGCAAAGGGAAATCAATTATAAAACATCTATTGTAGTACATCTAACCTCAAaattttagcattcattcatcaagcaAATGTTGCCTCAACTCTATTCTCCTGCTCGCGGAAAACTGGCATTCCCTCCTTTTCACCTACCCATTCTACCATTACCAGCCTAGCTAGACCTTTAACTAATTAAAACTTGTAGGTAgacgattaaaaaaaaatggacctaCATGCATTCCCAGTTAAATCATAACTCATCATGACTTTTGGGTTGCTCATCAACCGTTTCTTCACTCTGGCTTTCTGATTGATCACTTTGAGAGGAACTATCAGTT from Cicer arietinum cultivar CDC Frontier isolate Library 1 chromosome 5, Cicar.CDCFrontier_v2.0, whole genome shotgun sequence carries:
- the LOC101514045 gene encoding OVARIAN TUMOR DOMAIN-containing deubiquitinating enzyme 11 isoform X2, translated to MSENLRNGSGSSSSSLSSSFHDTEDDQTIANMLAEDETRNAGNRQLGKRLSHLDSIPHAPRVNGEIPDVNDATLDHETLSERLVTYGLSELQMEGDGNCQFRALADQLFHNPEYHKHVRRQVIKQLKNHKTLYEAYVPMEYKSYIKKMKKSGEWGDHVTLQAAADRFEAKICLVTSFRDTCYIEILPTKKNPKRELWLSFWSEVHYNSLYTSGDVPSRLPKKKYWLF
- the LOC101514045 gene encoding OVARIAN TUMOR DOMAIN-containing deubiquitinating enzyme 11 isoform X1 → MSENLRNGSGSSSSSLSSSFHDTEDDQTIANMLAEDETRNAGNRQLGKRLSHLDSIPHAPRVNGEIPDVNDATLDHETLSERLVTYGLSELQMEGDGNCQFRALADQLFHNPEYHKHVRRQVIKQLKNHKTLYEAYVPMEYKSYIKKMKKLDISDQESGEIMLLYKQLQTFEAKICLVTSFRDTCYIEILPTKKNPKRELWLSFWSEVHYNSLYTSGDVPSRLPKKKYWLF